GTGTTGATATCTATGGTAACATAAATAGATATAATATAATCTGAGTGTTTCAGAATACATCAGAAAAAATGGTTTCATTGTTAGGATTGTCATGATAACTGTAATGTGGACAAAAAAATAATTGGGCAGGAAATAATTGTGCTATTTTTTGTCTTGTCATTCAGAGactaatatatttttatagcatTGCACCTTAGAAATGCAattacaccattaaaaaaaaaaacattataatttaAATTACGATGacacctattatttaataaaacctgttttgctgttttttgccaATTGAAATGTAATGTATTTAGAGAAAATTGCTTAGAATTTCATGTAGGTAAATGTTTGACATATTGCCCTCACATAACTCCTGTCATTTGTTATGCAGGCAATGCCCTCTCTGAAGACATTTCATGCCTCGCTGCTGACCGAATGCTTGTCTATGCTGCATATGGAAAAGTTATCTCAGCTTTTGCAAAGAACAGAGAGGTACAGTATAGATAAAACTGTAACTGAGtagaaaaaaaagtaactttgTTCACTGATTAAGAGGTCAGGTTTTAGAATATAGTTTAAATTAGAATTTGTAATATAAACACCATAagttttatattatgttatatatttgtattacaaTTTGATTGCAATTACAATAGCATGCCAAGGGACAAGAACTAGTATCGTGTCCCAAGAATTTTTACATATCtattggaagctaaagaacacttcaCTGACCTGCGGTATATGTGTACGCACGGTTTTCTTAAATACCCTCTCGACAGATTGTCCCATTCATCTGACACTCACCAATAGGCTTTCCTTAAACTCCAATAATTCACACCCCCTTGTCATGAGCACATTAGCCAAGACACTACCTCACAACTTTTACTGATGTTTAAATATAGTTTACGACTGTTGTCCCATTACTTTTTTGCACATATATAAACCTTTATTAATCTTTATATAAATTGAACTGTACAGGTTGTCCACACCTATAAAGGCCACCAGGCTGATGTTCACTTACTGCTGCCGTTTGGAGATCATCTCATTTCAGTGGACAAGGAAAGTGTTGTCATCATCTGGGACGTGGAGTCAGAAGGTTGATATTTTTGCTTTGTAATGAACGTGTTGTCGCTTTCGTTTATTGGCTATAGATATTTAATAATCAAGCATTTTACAGAAAAATttaataaaactattttattaatgttttttatttttaacagataCGTACCTGCAAATTTCATTTGATAAAGCATCATTTGAAGTTAGTGCTGTCATGCATCCGAGCACCTACCTGAATAAAATTCTGTTTGGAAGCAGTCAAGGAAGTCTTCAGTTATGGAATGTCAAGTCAAAGTAAGATGTAGTTCAAAGCTTGAGCACATTATTATGAATTGTATGAATTGTTTTTAGTTACTTAAAACTATCGATGCTCAGAAATCAAACAAAGTGAAACCATGCTGCTGACGCCTAAAAATATCCTCTGTTGGAGAATTTGtcattattcaatttaaattatcaaattttttgcactataaatcgCATTATAAGGatgggtgtagcagcattagcattagtggctaaattAGCGGGTAAATGaagcctgacagtgctacacagAGAAaacctgagtgtttcggtaagccagtgggatattagctagcggttagtcCAGTGTAGCTTGTGTTTACCACggaaaacacacagactacagtccgataatactcccctctgaccGCTAAAAGAACTAGCGTTTAGCAcggctagctgctaatgctaatactgctccagcagtgctagcagaggttagcagcagactacaggcggataatactcacctctgaacggccaaagagttagcatttagtgttaaattaaaggattttaggtgcaccttatagtgtacagtatgttgtgatttttttgttatttttgtctgaATAATTCTGATTGTCGAACAATCAGTGCATCCATCATTGCTTACTATTCAATGCAAACAGTTGTTAAAAACATACACACTCTTGTTTCCTCAGTAAACTTCTCTTCACTTTTCCTGGATGGGCATGTGCAGTTACTGTTCTTCAGCAGGTGAGTGTTTTTACTTCAGTCTGAACCCCTTTTTTTTTGCAGCTCTTGAAATGTTTGATTAACTCTTTTTTTCGTCTTAATAAACTAGACTCCAGCTGTGGATGTGGTTGGAATAGGTTTGGCTTCTGGACAGATCATCATACACAACATCAAATTCAATGAAACATTGATGAAGTTTCAACAAGACTGGGGTCCCATCACTGCCTTATCATTCCGAACAGGTAAAAGTTACAAACGTTACAAAACTTGACTCTTTCTACAGAGGTAGAGCCAATCAGTTCTCCCCCtgctccgcccctaaacccatacatcacccagtgcccctctcaaacttaatttttttgcatttttaaatttgAGGTAAGGGTgaagtcagataaaatcagggGGGTTAGTGCCActttaagtgtgtaagtgtgccGCACTAATTTAAAACTCAGAATTAAGATGTTgacgcacaaaaacacacaaaaagtacACAAAAAGTAATATACAAACATATtgaataaaaactttatttaagggagtgtattattatttaacCTGTTCTGCTCTTGTTTGATCTGCTGTGTAGATGGTCATCCAGTAATGGCTGCTGGAAGTCCTGTTGGCCACATAGGATTGTGGGATTTGGAAGAAAAGAAGCTGATGGGTCAGATGAGAGATGCACACACCACAGCTATTGCTGGCCTCACTTTTCTGCACAGTGAACCGCTCCTAATCAGCAACGGAGCCGACAACGCCATTCgggttagaaatgttttatttcttctttgtATCTGTTTCTAATTATGTTAAGACTCTAATTCAAGTatgcattttctctttttttattaaaataaacatttattaaagcaaataatatagtaataaacaTAATTGAAATAATTTTATACATAGATTATTTTTAATATGGTAACAGTTTGTGCAGGAGATTTACTACTAGCCTACTTTCATTTGTTTGGCTCAGGTTTtttgttttcatatatttattaaactataTTTCTATACTGAAGTATAATGGTTGTGCTGTTTGTTGTAGGTATGGATTTTTGACACTCCGGGAGGGGAAGGACGTTTACTGAGATTTCGAATGGGACACAGTGCACCGCCCACCAAGGTCCAGCACTACGACCTGAGTGGGCAACACATTTTAAGTGCTGGTATGTCTTTATACTTCGTACTTTCTGGTTTCAAACTAACGTAAAGTGGATATGatctatttgtttaattttattttcatatttgaaGAGGGGTTTGGACTGTTGCCATAAGAATTTTGATGGACACATCAATCACTGACATCGTATTCAGCCAGCCCAGAAATATTGGGTGTTGATGTTATTGAAATGTGAAAAAGAGAGTCAAAGAGCAATGAAGTTTGAGCAAgctttgcgttttttttttgtcacattctgATTTTCTTCTATAATAGCTTTGAAACTATGTAGTTGAAAAttatatcataaatataaatatcataaaaacatatataaacataaaaagatGTAAATATAAGATTGTTtgtttgtaaaattaataattttgtGCAACACCATATCGGTAAATGGTCAAGCAACAGCCGAGATTTGATTGTTAAGCCTGGGCACAATTGATTATAAGCAATGTTTTTAGCTtgactttatttataaaaatgaCCTGAATTTACAGTGTTGTTGAAATCAGTACTTACACAGCACAGTGTTTAATGATCAGAGTTAACTGGAATTCACcagaattttcatttttaaatcactGAAGATTTCTTCTAGAAGTAAAGACCACTAGAACCTAGAAACTAGATTACAGGAGGTTTATTAACCTCACCTTTTCAGAGCTCATGAAGTTACTTAAGTAGAAAGTTTGAGTagaattctttttttgtttgtttgtttattgtaataCTTTTTAAGATGACTTGTTTCTACTTTTTACAATTATTCCAgtttctcatcattcaataaaaccccttaTCCAGATAAATAGCAGACAtttgtagtctagtatgaagatgatccatgcagagactcaagagaactccagacaatcTCCAGTCCAACTATGCTTcttgaatatatttacattctactaaaatatgtAAATTTTGAATGGGTATAAATGCAGCTAAAACAAGGAGCCTTGTGCAtcccacatttttttattaaaattttaatataacattatagtcattatgcttttatcttttagaaaaatatgttttgggaGGAGGGGGGGTGCACTAGAGGACCCTGTGgagcagcctaagcttttgtacttaatggcttttttccccccttactttagtattacttttatgattttaagtagttttgaaaatagtacttttcactttcacttacttgagtaaaaagcttctacagaagtattttcaaCACTAAAATCTATACCTGTGCTAATGACGTTTTTTATATGTAACTTAccctgtgatatatatatatatatatatatatatatatatatatatatatatatatatacacttttcagAATGACTCAGTGTGAGGATAACAACTTTTTGAATAATAAGATTTATATGTATTCTTTTTCAGGGCAGGATGGTACCCTGCAGTCCTTTTCTACTGTTCACGAGAGGTTTAATAAGAGCTTGGGACGAGGTAAGAGTTTCTTTACTGGACGATACAGCCGACAGAAAAGCAGATTtagaattgcttttttttttttttttttttaagaaatatatttattgtaatttgtttcatttattaGTGCGCAGCCATAATTATGTTACTAATAACATACATAAATCCTTAGTTACTTTAACATGCAAATCCTTTCCATAGGATCTCTAAACAAAGCCAAGTCCAAAAAGAAGAGTGTGCTGTACGACACAGCGAAACTCCCACCAATCACTACGTTTGCGTCAGGTATTCTTTTGTGTTCTACTTCTAATCATATGTTTTTTGTACGTATAAGTAGTATTTTGAACAAAAAActgttttatcctttttttattattatttacaaatgttCTGTGTGACCCTACATAGAGAGCGCTCGTCAGAGTGACTGGGATGGCATAGTAGCTTGTCACCAAGGTTTTCTCGTCACCACCACCTGGAACTATCAGAAAGGATCCATGGGAGCTCACAAACTGGAACCAGAGCGTTTTAACAAGAACCGTGCCCTCAACGTTCATGCTACGGTCAGTCTGTGTGATTATATAAAGCCATGATTATAAaatgcaattgtttttttttttagtttgccaCACTGTACTACACATTTATTAAGTCCTAAATGTTATTCCTTGCTTTTTCAGGCTGTAGACATCAGTTCCTGTGGCAACTTTGCGGTGGTTGCGCTGTCCTCAGGACACATTGACGCATACAACATACAGTCAGGCTTTCACAGAGGACAATTTGGAAAAGACAGCGGTGAGTTTATCTAAACAAGGAATTGTACTTTACAATTCCGGTACAGTACATGCAGATACATTTAAGGAAAGCTTAAAAAAgtgctatctttttttttttttttttgatcattttatttaacgttttataACTAACAATCTGTACAGTTTACCGAGCCTGCTTACAGAATTAGTACAAAAAGTGTAGTAAATATCAgagaatgaaaataaggaaaagaaagttactgtataaataataaaagtataacAATTACAATAACAAAGATGAACAACAAAAAACTGTCttcaaaaaaaagggaaagaaaaaaaaaagggggtgCATATATATTGCTACTACCTTAATGGATGCAATTTGATTATTTGGACAGGTGCTCGCTACGAAGCAGGCTTTACTGAGTCTAAACGCATATGATCCAGGAATTTCTGTCACTTTATAAAATACTGATTAAGTGTCCCTATCAGCCTGAAAGAGTGTTTCATAGGAGTTTCTGGTGTCACATGTTTTTTACAGCACACTCTGGGCCAGTGAGAGGTGTAGCTGTTGACGGACTCAACGAGCTTGTGGTCAGCGCTGGAGCCGACCGACTGCTGAAGATCTGGAAGTTCAAATCCAAAGAGCTTTTACACACAGACAGCCTGCCCTCATCTCCTGcctccacactgttacacagaGACAGGTCAGACATGAGATGATCAACATATTTTCATCTGATACTGCAGATCTCAGTTTTTTCCTCTTTATTACATCATTCTGAGTAAAATCACTAGAGATCAGGAGTTCTAGAAATACTGTCCAACACCAACAATCCTGCCGTGATCAGAATCACATTATCTGAAGTTGCTGTACAGCATCTGCATGGTTTTATGAACTGCTATACTTCCACATGGCTTGATGATTTAGATAATTACACTGACCGTACAGGTGcacaggtgttcctaataaagttctttgttaatgtaaaaatacatCTTCATATCCCAGCACACCTGACggctttattaaaatgtattacagtaccagtcaaaaggacCAGTCaatggacacacctcttttcattcaatatgttttctttctttttatgattttttacatcaAGGGTCAGGAATAGGCAGCccatgggccagatgtggccctcaagcatgaaacatctggcccgtgagctataatgaaaaaatattaaataaataaataaaattcctctctggacagattttgtgtatatacagcgtgactttagtttccggtCGTTTTATTTCTGGAGgtactgaacaatagttgctgcttttccttcatgctgtgaagctccagctcatcccaaaccacctaaaatcaccatctcagtttatcaggtttagTTTAAGGGATTGGGGAGGACAAACCCTTTTTAACGGTTtgctacgtaattccatatgccCCCTAATGATTTTGTTGTcctaatattaatctgcaatgtagaaaatgtattaaataaagaaataaataaaaacattgaataattgaattgaattttgactggtactatatccACATTTTTTCCTAAACACTAGTAAGTGATTGAATAGCAAGTGACCATTAGGACAacacaataaaatgtattgtaatCATTTAAAGCATATGACTGATCAATGTTGCAATACAGTTCTTAGATATTATGTCTCTGTAACAGGAACATTGTCTTTCTCTATGTTTTACAGTGGGATGCTGGCTATTGCTCTGGACGACTTCACCATTAGTATCTTGGACATGGAAACAAGGAGGACTGTACGGCGGTTCTGTGGCCAGCGGGGACAGGTTAATGATATGGTGAGGATTTAACAGtattgtatttttcagactataagatgCTTCTTAAATCTGTTAAttttccttatgtatgaattttaccagtcagttattaaggagcagtaaagccactccactgaagcacagcattataagggtgaattttcagtgaagtttctcaagctctaaggctgggtgctgcagcattagcattagccgctaaccacagagctagctctttcgctgttctgaggtgagtatatcggactgtagtctgcgtgtttaccgtgttaaaacaagctacgtgggacaaacagTTAGCTGATTGCGCCTTTTGTTACCAGATCACTCAAGCTTCCTCAGTCTAGGGCTGTCAGGCAGAATTTACATcccgctagcgctgcggttagcagctaaagctaatgctgctgcacccagtcttctccagtctgctggagaaactttacagaaaaatattgtgaatctaagcttactgtaataaactaaagctctttactcccccaaataaaccgttttcaggagagaaatcttagTAGATTAACATCCCTCGCCCCTTGGATATACAAGAAGGTTGCATTACTGCCATGACATACAGCCACTTCTGGTTTATATCATTAAGCCTTTTAATACCACAAGTGACCATAAAATATTTTGGTTTACATTTGACATTTAGCACAAGCTGCACTACACAGTCACTAAGTAATATTTATATGCTAGTGTGAATAGACTGCAGTTCAAAGATAAGTTTGTGTTATAATGTATTTGATAAATCCAGAAATCAGTATCAATACTAAAATGCAcaatacatttcaaaataaattaaagtaaaacatATAAGCTCAGTCCTAAACCTTGAATGAACTCTTGAAAGGGATGGATCTTCTGTGTGCTTTTTGAAGACCACAAGCAGCACAGCAAACATGCGTTCCAGGTAGTAAAATTCTGTAAAAATGGATAGTGCAAAATTAAATAACGGCCAAATGAAGAGTGCCAGGTAGCAAAATTCTTGTCAAGCCAAGCCACACTTAAAGCTCAGAGGGCTCTCAGCACTTATCAGGGTTTGTGATCAGGTCAGGAGGGGTCCAGTGTTGGGGTTTTAATCTGATTTAGACAGCTACAGGAAGTTAGTGAAGAAAACCCTGTTGAAGAGAACTCGTCTTAGTGTTGCTGCATGTACTTGCATATGTAAAAGAACATAACAAAAATAACTATTTCAGAGTTTGATTTTCTTTACTACGCTTTTTAGTCAGTTTTCATAGTTGCTCTGATTAATCACTAAGAGGGAACTGAAATGATGAGAAATCTGAATTCTTTTTTGACTGCACACGTTGTTTGCTCAGAAACTCAGAAATCTCAGAGTACACCCACCTAAAAAGCTGAGATTTTGATAAGCTGTACATGGACGTGCACTTGTGCACCTACTCTACCCAGCAGGGGGTTTTGTGCACTTGTATTTCAGTAATAAAGGCGTTTCGGCTTGTAAATACACCAGATACGTTTAGAACAGATGCAGATGAACAGAAATGCAGTAAAaatgatttaacatttttttgctaTGAGGAAAGTAGAGGAGAGCTTTTGAGCTTTGTTTAAGATTTTGCCTGAATGTCCGCAGTCAGCAGCCCAACAGCTCACTGTGATATAACATCATTACgctctgatttaccaaaccaggtgttgatatgatgatgaTTGCTATAAATACTACTCTCAGACTCCTGTGAGTTCTGCTTTGGAGAAGTTTTAATGAGCGATTAGTGATGTAATGCCACTGTTTCGGCTATTaacatttattctaatattagtagTGGCTTATGAACCAAATATACATCATTCATACTCAGATGAAGGAGGTGATTTCTCATtctaattttacaattttaacaaGTGCCTAAAACTTTCCCACAGCACTGTATGTATCTTTGCAAAATATTGCAAACTATTAACATGCCTTGttccgtatacaggctacaggtgtaggtgatacaaaaatcttcttctctgcagtaaaataaattatttacactCTGAACATTTGAGGACTTTAAAAtcttctacaggacacttggagaagctgccggTTTTCTCTCTACTAcaattaataattccagatcagtaacaggaatcaacccaaattctgcatgtttgaaaatagatgtaaagaTGTGAActaaggtttggaggacatgaactgtttgttttttattcaggatttgtattcattttaaaatgaaattcagGAAGTagccatttttatgattttcttcattatattttgacagttgcagatttacttgactattttgATACATTTTCTAATACAATAACAATTATGactttcagtaatgttccttatcaatcaTAAAAGTTTTTTATGTAATGGTTCAACATAAATCCtctaagatttagtggtgtaatgtcaggcagaacattaacaaaaatcctggccttttaaggggttaaaagggGAATTTAAAGTTGATCAAAGTCTACTAAATCTATGAAAGTATTTTCACAGGGACTTTTAATGTTTTTCGTAAATTTTTGCAGACCTTTAGCCCTGATGGACGGTGGTTAATAGTGGCCTCTATGGACTGCACTATCAGAACATGggaccttccctccggcaggtaAAGCCTTCTTCAAATAGAAgaacgtttattttttttttcttttgctttggtCACTTCCTTGGAGCTGAGCAATGATACTCACGTCTCGAGCTAGTGGGTGACCTTATGACTGCCTACTCCTCCAGCCTCTGATAGAGGGGAAGACCATTCTGGCTTTGGACTTCGTTTCACTTTCTGAATTATTTACTCTGCAAGATTTTCAGCGATGACCTTTTGTCGAGTCATCCCAGCATGTTTTTGACTGAAAGCAACTAGTGAAACCGTTTTAAGAGATAAAGCTTATCTTGTGACACCTATAAGTTTATCTTTGTCTGTGGAGTGTTCTCTGGCTATTAAATTCCCTCTCCGGTCTTGCGGTGAGCACGTTTTTCCCGTCACGCACTCTCTCTGTCTCGTCTGCACAGTTTGGTCAACTGTTTCCTGGTAGACTCCGCAGCCGTCAGCATCAGTTTCTCTCCCACGGGGAACTTCCTTGCCTCCTCCCATGTTGACTGTCTGGGTATTTATTTATGGTAAGAGATCTTCATAGTTGGTCACTTCATCAgcaatatacagccctggaaataataagagaccactaaaaattagtttctttgattttaccaaattaaaaacatctggaatgtaatcgagaggaagatggatgatcacaagccatcaaaccaaactgaactccttgaatttttgcaccaggattggcttaaagttatccaaaagcagtgtgtaagactggttaaggagaacatgccaagatgcatgaaaactgtgatttaaaaaccagggttattccaccaaatattgatttctgaactctttctgaaaaacgttttaaatatgaacttgttttctgaaagctctgcatctttttcgtttcgtttcagccatttctatagaataaaacaacaatgttgattttactcatacatatacctataaattgctaAATCAGAGAACctgttctctcttatttttttccagagctgtatgtcagttTGTATATTTGTAGCTGGGTAAGACAGATGGGAATTGACAGAGAATTCAGTGTCTCCGACAGAAGTGTCTTTTGATGGTCTGGCCAAAATTCATAACAGTATAGTTCTAAATCTCTGTCAATGCAGTATAAATCTGAAATTGATATGAAATAATATGAAATTTATGAAGTCCTGACATCttgtttagatttttatttcatttaatttcttgAACTAATGACAAAATAACACACGTACATGTAAGCATCggtggcttaaaaaaaaaaattaatttcgttaataattattatttttaaatgtatgtaagaTTTTTTCGTTTGTGTTAATGagtgtgtggtaatgtgtggCTAGTGCTGTTATATTTGAGTGTTGTTCTGGTCTCTGTTTTTTAGGTCCAACAACACACTGTGTAGTTTGGTGTCTTTGTGCCCTCTACCTGCAGACTATGAACCTTCAGTGGTGATGCTGCCTGGCACCTGCCCAAGCAAAGGCAAGCATGActttatatgtacacacacacacacttttataacCAAGGTAACCAAGTTGACCAGAACATACATAATATATGTTTATGCAAATAATTTTAGGAATGTTAAGAGTCTGTCCAAATtgataaaaatacttaattatttgatgtataaTGAATGTGAATGTATAAATCAGGAAATAGCAAAATTGGTGTGTTGTGAGTTATTTAGTTAAAATGTTGTGTATCAATTTTGCCTAAAATATACAACAGGCAAAATCGATTTAATagaacaaataaaattataaagaataaaaaaaaaaatgtggaagaCATTAAATGTTCCTGCAATTAAAGAATGAGCCCTATGCTGAGATATGTGTTTGTGGCATGTTTGAGCAGATGATGAAGAGGTGGATACAGATGTTGAGAGCTTGGAGATGGCGGAGTATGTGTCTCCAGCACAGCTGGACGAACAGCTTATCACACTGTCTTTACTACCCGAGTCACGCTGGAAAAATCTCCTAAACCTGGACATAATCAAGGTGTGTGCTCTCTAGTGATTATTGGTGAAtggaaaaattatattatatttactgtcaCAATAACTAATGCAAACTTTCTTATAACAGAAAAGGAACAAACCAAAGGAGCCCCCTAAAGTACCTAAGGCAGCCCCCTTCTTCATCCCAACCATTCCAGGACTTGTGCCTCAGTTCGGCCAAGTCGAAACCCCTTCAGAAGAACAGGTAAATACACTGCTGTTAGTCTGCTGTTGGTTTGTTCTGTATGTTAGAAACATTTGAAGAGCTGTAGGTCATCATTCTCCATCATTAACTGAATGAAACTGTTTCCTTTTTCTTTACAGTCCAAGGTGGTGAATCTGGGAATGCTGGCACAGAAGTCAAGTTTCTATCTCCAGCTTGAAGGAGCACTAGAGACTAATCTCTGTAAGGCTCAAGAATTTCATATTAACTATATTTGGAAACCAAAATTATTAGCAGGGTTCCCGCgtgtccttaaaaagtcttaaattgttCTAAAGTTACTGTAAATTTAGTGTAGATATAAAATTTTcagatggtgcgtttaatgccggtgggacatacattagcggcgagttactgggtagaaaactaaggttagcagagagctagctaacattagccgaaAGC
This genomic interval from Astyanax mexicanus isolate ESR-SI-001 chromosome 1, AstMex3_surface, whole genome shotgun sequence contains the following:
- the wdr36 gene encoding WD repeat-containing protein 36 isoform X1 — its product is MSVSREKGSSIFSGFRALGLYSSHLPHVVRFHKKHREFYVVTAVGQCFHTYNVKKLGIVSVSNALSEDISCLAADRMLVYAAYGKVISAFAKNREVVHTYKGHQADVHLLLPFGDHLISVDKESVVIIWDVESEDTYLQISFDKASFEVSAVMHPSTYLNKILFGSSQGSLQLWNVKSNKLLFTFPGWACAVTVLQQTPAVDVVGIGLASGQIIIHNIKFNETLMKFQQDWGPITALSFRTDGHPVMAAGSPVGHIGLWDLEEKKLMGQMRDAHTTAIAGLTFLHSEPLLISNGADNAIRVWIFDTPGGEGRLLRFRMGHSAPPTKVQHYDLSGQHILSAGQDGTLQSFSTVHERFNKSLGRGSLNKAKSKKKSVLYDTAKLPPITTFASESARQSDWDGIVACHQGFLVTTTWNYQKGSMGAHKLEPERFNKNRALNVHATAVDISSCGNFAVVALSSGHIDAYNIQSGFHRGQFGKDSAHSGPVRGVAVDGLNELVVSAGADRLLKIWKFKSKELLHTDSLPSSPASTLLHRDSGMLAIALDDFTISILDMETRRTVRRFCGQRGQVNDMTFSPDGRWLIVASMDCTIRTWDLPSGSLVNCFLVDSAAVSISFSPTGNFLASSHVDCLGIYLWSNNTLCSLVSLCPLPADYEPSVVMLPGTCPSKDDEEVDTDVESLEMAEYVSPAQLDEQLITLSLLPESRWKNLLNLDIIKKRNKPKEPPKVPKAAPFFIPTIPGLVPQFGQVETPSEEQSKVVNLGMLAQKSSFYLQLEGALETNLYEGAVQFLKELGPSAIDTELRSLAPDMGGDIRVMQSFLKMIGTMLHLKKDFDLAQAYLALFLKLHLQLIAEQPILMEEAERILEQLEETWISMQSLLNQSMCLLSYIKSALL
- the wdr36 gene encoding WD repeat-containing protein 36 isoform X2, which translates into the protein MSVSREKGSSIFSGFRALGLYSSHLPHVVRFHKKHREFYVVTAVGQCFHTYNVKKLGIVSVSNALSEDISCLAADRMLVYAAYGKVISAFAKNREVVHTYKGHQADVHLLLPFGDHLISVDKESVVIIWDVESEDTYLQISFDKASFEVSAVMHPSTYLNKILFGSSQGSLQLWNVKSNKLLFTFPGWACAVTVLQQTPAVDVVGIGLASGQIIIHNIKFNETLMKFQQDWGPITALSFRTDGHPVMAAGSPVGHIGLWDLEEKKLMGQMRDAHTTAIAGLTFLHSEPLLISNGADNAIRVWIFDTPGGEGRLLRFRMGHSAPPTKVQHYDLSGQHILSAGQDGTLQSFSTVHERFNKSLGRGSLNKAKSKKKSVLYDTAKLPPITTFASESARQSDWDGIVACHQGFLVTTTWNYQKGSMGAHKLEPERFNKNRALNVHATAVDISSCGNFAVVALSSGHIDAYNIQSGFHRGQFGKDSAHSGPVRGVAVDGLNELVVSAGADRLLKIWKFKSKELLHTDSLPSSPASTLLHRDSGMLAIALDDFTISILDMETRRTVRRFCGQRGQVNDMTFSPDGRWLIVASMDCTIRTWDLPSGSLVNCFLVDSAAVSISFSPTGNFLASSHVDCLGIYLWSNNTLCSLVSLCPLPADYEPSVVMLPGTCPSKDDEEVDTDVESLEMAEYVSPAQLDEQLITLSLLPESRWKNLLNLDIIKKRNKPKEPPKVPKAAPFFIPTIPGLVPQFGQVETPSEEQSKVVNLGMLAQKSSFYLQLEGALETNLCAVQFLKELGPSAIDTELRSLAPDMGGDIRVMQSFLKMIGTMLHLKKDFDLAQAYLALFLKLHLQLIAEQPILMEEAERILEQLEETWISMQSLLNQSMCLLSYIKSALL
- the wdr36 gene encoding WD repeat-containing protein 36 isoform X3, which encodes MSVSREKGSSIFSGFRALGLYSSHLPHVVRFHKKHREFYVVTAVGQCFHTYNVKKLGIVSVSNALSEDISCLAADRMLVYAAYGKVISAFAKNREVVHTYKGHQADVHLLLPFGDHLISVDKESVVIIWDVESEDTYLQISFDKASFEVSAVMHPSTYLNKILFGSSQGSLQLWNVKSNKLLFTFPGWACAVTVLQQTPAVDVVGIGLASGQIIIHNIKFNETLMKFQQDWGPITALSFRTDGHPVMAAGSPVGHIGLWDLEEKKLMGQMRDAHTTAIAGLTFLHSEPLLISNGADNAIRVWIFDTPGGEGRLLRFRMGHSAPPTKVQHYDLSGQHILSAGQDGTLQSFSTVHERFNKSLGRGSLNKAKSKKKSVLYDTAKLPPITTFASESARQSDWDGIVACHQGFLVTTTWNYQKGSMGAHKLEPERFNKNRALNVHATAVDISSCGNFAVVALSSGHIDAYNIQSGFHRGQFGKDSAHSGPVRGVAVDGLNELVVSAGADRLLKIWKFKSKELLHTDSLPSSPASTLLHRDSGMLAIALDDFTISILDMETRRTVRRFCGQRGQVNDMTFSPDGRWLIVASMDCTIRTWDLPSGRSNNTLCSLVSLCPLPADYEPSVVMLPGTCPSKDDEEVDTDVESLEMAEYVSPAQLDEQLITLSLLPESRWKNLLNLDIIKKRNKPKEPPKVPKAAPFFIPTIPGLVPQFGQVETPSEEQSKVVNLGMLAQKSSFYLQLEGALETNLYEGAVQFLKELGPSAIDTELRSLAPDMGGDIRVMQSFLKMIGTMLHLKKDFDLAQAYLALFLKLHLQLIAEQPILMEEAERILEQLEETWISMQSLLNQSMCLLSYIKSALL